In Fusobacterium perfoetens, one genomic interval encodes:
- a CDS encoding NupC/NupG family nucleoside CNT transporter yields MRAVINILGIVIILGAMLVISKDRKAVKKEIILKAMAVQFIIAFLLVKFPLGKLVVSKVSDVVTRVLDYGKDGISFVFGSLGFAGAPTGFIFATQVLGNIVFLSSLVGALYYLGILGFIVKVIGKGVGKILGTSQVESFVAVANMFLGQTESPILISKYLGIMTESEIMVVLVSGMGSMSATIIGGYVALGIPMEYLLIASTLVPMGSIAVSKIIYPEIEISKNVEDVSMDNKGDNENLIGAVTEGAMNGMNSAMAIGASLIAIIGLVALVNGILGAIGGAVGIGSLSLEKIFAYVFSPLGFIMGLSGDDILLAGQLLGSKLVLNEFVAFQQLGQVIQGLGERTALILSISLAGFANISSMGICIAGIAALCPEKRGVLSRLVFKAMIGGFVVSVLSAMIVGLITMF; encoded by the coding sequence ATGAGAGCTGTTATAAATATTTTAGGAATAGTGATAATACTGGGAGCGATGCTTGTAATATCTAAAGACAGAAAAGCTGTAAAAAAAGAAATAATTTTAAAAGCCATGGCAGTACAGTTTATAATTGCATTTTTACTTGTAAAATTCCCTCTTGGAAAACTTGTTGTATCAAAAGTTTCTGATGTAGTAACAAGAGTTCTTGACTATGGAAAAGATGGAATATCATTTGTATTTGGAAGCCTTGGATTTGCAGGAGCTCCTACAGGATTTATTTTTGCAACTCAAGTTCTTGGAAATATAGTTTTCCTTTCTTCTTTGGTAGGTGCTTTATACTATCTTGGAATTTTAGGATTTATAGTAAAAGTAATTGGAAAAGGTGTTGGAAAAATTCTTGGAACATCACAGGTTGAAAGTTTCGTTGCAGTTGCAAATATGTTCCTTGGACAGACTGAAAGCCCTATTCTTATAAGCAAATATCTTGGAATAATGACAGAAAGTGAAATTATGGTTGTTTTAGTTTCTGGAATGGGAAGTATGTCAGCAACAATAATAGGAGGATATGTTGCTCTTGGAATACCTATGGAATATCTTCTTATTGCAAGTACTCTTGTTCCTATGGGAAGTATAGCTGTTTCTAAAATAATTTATCCTGAAATAGAAATTTCAAAAAATGTTGAAGATGTAAGCATGGATAATAAAGGTGACAATGAAAATCTTATAGGTGCTGTAACAGAGGGTGCTATGAATGGAATGAACTCTGCAATGGCAATAGGTGCTTCTCTTATAGCTATAATTGGTCTTGTTGCTCTTGTAAATGGAATACTTGGAGCAATAGGTGGAGCAGTTGGAATTGGAAGTTTAAGCCTTGAAAAAATATTTGCTTATGTATTTTCACCTCTTGGATTTATAATGGGACTTTCAGGAGATGATATTCTTCTTGCAGGTCAGCTTTTAGGAAGTAAACTTGTTCTTAATGAATTCGTTGCATTCCAACAATTAGGACAGGTTATTCAAGGACTTGGAGAAAGAACAGCTCTTATTCTTTCAATATCTCTTGCAGGATTTGCAAATATTTCAAGTATGGGAATATGTATTGCAGGTATTGCAGCACTTTGTCCTGAAAAAAGAGGAGTACTTTCAAGACTTGTATTTAAAGCAATGATTGGAGGATTTGTTGTAAGTGTTTTAAGTGCTATGATAGTAGGACTTATTACAATGTTCTAA
- the cdd gene encoding cytidine deaminase, translating to MEKYTELLKNAYEAMDNAYAPYSNFHVGACVKTKDGKYHKGANIENASYGLTNCAERSALFHVYSLGYRQDDIECMAIVGQGNTLITPCGACRQVLVELLKRDTPIVLGTGEKVLVTNIEELMPMAFTSDDL from the coding sequence ATGGAAAAATATACAGAACTTCTAAAAAATGCTTATGAAGCTATGGATAATGCTTATGCACCTTATTCAAATTTCCATGTAGGTGCATGTGTAAAAACAAAAGATGGAAAATATCATAAAGGAGCAAATATTGAAAATGCTTCTTATGGACTTACAAACTGTGCAGAAAGAAGTGCATTATTTCATGTATATTCACTTGGATATCGTCAGGACGATATTGAATGTATGGCTATAGTAGGTCAAGGAAATACACTTATAACTCCTTGTGGAGCATGCAGACAAGTACTTGTTGAACTTTTAAAGAGAGATACTCCTATAGTTCTTGGAACAGGAGAGAAAGTTCTTGTTACAAATATAGAAGAATTAATGCCTATGGCATTTACAAGTGATGATTTATAG